In a single window of the Hippocampus zosterae strain Florida chromosome 6, ASM2543408v3, whole genome shotgun sequence genome:
- the zgc:158398 gene encoding transmembrane protein 248: MASWQPLCNLRDYVSQNPPAVTFFLCLLMLAISFICLSSYSNNHPLPDCDTAKDWNHLLSTLAHFHLCVKTNWSSDDLVSLGPTPLGEQKRNRDTSLDFTPQPAHFTSLHLKVPLTITNNHGLPKDVDVFTTLRASQLDLGGSEIVNVSIHRENDTYTCLTLRASSALFPMSRLPPECPAPSNIHSSVHVEATDQPPLASQACYGLLYRNDPTLTIMLTKEERWVAVRHLIEVSMCLIGVCLILCLAASLSHSKMRNYHRKEPDRQNEPLIDT; encoded by the exons ATGGCATCTTGGCAGCCACTTTGCAATTTAAGAGATTACGTGTCCCAGAACCCTCCGGCTGTGACATTTTTCTTGTGTCTCCTGATGCTGGCTATTTCATTTATCTGTCTCAGTTCTTATAGCAATAATCACCCTCTGCCCGATTGTGATACAGCAAAG GACTGGAACCATCTCCTCTCTACGTTGGCACACTTCCATCTGTGTGTTAAAACCAATTGGAGTTCAGATGACCTGGTGTCTCTAGGCCCAACTCCACTTGGAGAACAGAAAAGAAATAGAGACACCTCACTCGACTTTACACCACAGCCCGCACATTTCACGAGTTTGCATCTCAAGGTTCCTCTGACTATCACAAACAACCACGGCCTTCCAAAAGATGTTGACGTTTTTACAACCTTGAGAGCCAGTCAGTTGGATCTTGGGG GCAGTGAGATTGTGAATGTAAGTATCCACCGTGAAAATGATACCTACACCTGCCTCACTTTAAGAGCTTCATCCGCTCTCTTCCCCATGAGCCG GCTTCCCCCAGAGTGTCCCGCACCAAGCAACATCCATTCATCTGTCCATGTAGAGGCAACTGACCAGCCACCACTAGCATCACAAGCCTGCTATGGTCTTCTCTACAGGAATGACCCGACTCTCACTATTATGTTAACAAAG GAGGAGCGGTGGGTGGCAGTGCGACATCTCATAGAAGTCAGTATGTGTCTGATAGGAGTTTGTTTAATACTTTGTTTAGCTGCTAGCCTGTCACATTCAAAGATGCGCAACTACCACAGGAAGGAGCCGGACCgtcaaaat GAACCTTTGATTGACACTTGA
- the morc2 gene encoding ATPase MORC2 isoform X2: protein MAYSSYSNLSRAQLTFEYLHTNSTTHEFLFGALAELVDNSRDANATRIDIYTEKRPDLRGGYMLCFLDDGIGMEPNEATHVIQFGKSSKRSPESTQIGQYGNGLKSGSMRIGKDFILFTKKGNSLTCLFLSRTFHEEEGLDEVIVPLPSWDLVTKEPLTSDPEKYAIETELIYKYSPFKTQQELMEQFSKIESVSGTLVIVYNLKLMDNREPELDVESDHQDILMAGILAEGVKPERRSFRAYAAVLYIDPRMRIFIQGHKVRTKRLSCCLYKPRVYKYSSTRFKTRAEQEVKKADHLAKIAEEKAREAESKRLAMEARLGDDVSKDSRTILRKVQDSAMMLRRDADMKKRILESKQKALKEPKELNFIFGVNIEQRDLDGMFVYNCSRLIKMYEKTGPQLDGGMACGGVVGVVDVPYLVLEPTHNKQDFADAKEYRHLLKSMGEHLAQYWKDTSIAQKGIVKFWDEFGYLSASWSAPPSSEARYKRRRAMEIPITIQCDKCLKWRTLPFQMDAVDKRYPDSWVCLMNPDSTQDRCDAAEKKPNLPCGVLKKEKQTAEDKQKELAEKIKQQQDKLEALQKTTTIKSVADIKKLPMDVSMKPSAESSAKASRSSERSVTRPRSPPLPAHLKMPQSTPPPRFPSQRPTRTPAPPPAPPKVEPSRSKATAKSPAAKPTVKTYSKTPQPSRTSRSLTKASAKPAAGQRKRIIVEEDSEEEEEEEEDEEEEEEETGESEDEEEPQTKKSKMAAAAGNRGKVVEKAPVAKRGKLDEAPEKAPEKASEKAPDKAPEKAPQQDLDIKNAQKDKGLLVEVRVNKEWFTGKVIAVETNKQSVRWKVKFDYVPRDTPKDRWVFKGSDDVRLMRPPSPISQTPDTQQETERLSAAMEPDTTQPGTSREVTESLVTMLRTMLRYFFPPAFQIPKDDVNSMTAEELVAFPLKEYFHQYESGLQSLCNSYQSRADAKAKAVEEKSNSTEMKLKEADEKLQKLRTNIVSLLQKVQEDIDINTDDELDAYIEDLLTKGD, encoded by the exons ATGGCCTACTCGAGCTACAGCAACCTGAGCCGGGCGCAGCTTACCTTTGAATACCTGCATACAAACTC GACAACACACGAGTTCTTATTCGGAGCCTTGGCTGAGCTTGTGGACAATTCAAG AGACGCCAATGCCACCCGAATTGACATTTACACAG AAAAAAGGCCAGATCTGCGGGGCGGCTACATGCTGTGTTTTCTTGATGATGGCATTGGAATGGAGCCAA ACGAGGCAACCCATGTGATCCAGTTTGGAAAGTCAAGCAAACGATCTCCTGAGTCCACACAGATTGGCCAATATGGAAATGGACTGAAATC GGGATCCATGCGAATTGGGAAAGACTTCATCCTGTTTACAAAAAAGGGCAACAGTTTAAcctgtctttttttgtcaaggACTTTCCATGAAGAGGAAGGTCTTGATGAG GTCATAGTGCCTCTCCCGTCATGGGATTTGGTAACTAAAGAGCCGCTGACATCCGACCCAGAGAAATACGCCATTGAGACCGAGCTGATATACAAATACTCACCTTTTAAAACCCAACAAGAGTTGATGGAGCAGTTCAGCAAAATTGAAAGTGTCAGTG GTACACTGGTGATTGTCTATAATCTGAAGCTGATGGACAACAGAGAACCAGAGCTGGATGTCGAGTCTGATCACCAGGACATACTGATGGCTGGAATTCTTGCTGAAGGAGT GAAACCAGAGAGGAGGTCATTCAGAGCATACGCTGCTGTATTGTACATCGACCCTCGCATGAGGATTTTTATCCAGGGGCATAAAGTGAGGACCAAGAGGTTGTCCTGCTGTCTTTATAAACCACG GGTTTATAAGTACTCATCGACTCGTTTCAAAACGCGTGCTGAGCAGGAAGTCAAGAAAGCCGATCACCTTGCTAAGATTG CGGAGGAGAAAGCCAGAGAGGCAGAAAGCAAGCGTTTAGCCATGGAGGCAAGACTTGGAGATGATGTGTCAAAAGATTCTCGA ACAATCCTGAGAAAGGTCCAGGATTCAGCCATGATGCTTAGACGGGATGCCGACATGAAGAAACGAATTCTAGAGTCCAAACAGAA AGCATTAAAGGAGCCCAAGGAGCTGAACTTTATATTCGGCGTGAACATTGAACAGAGAGACCTGGATGGGATGTTTGTATACAACTGCTCGCGTCTTATCAAGATGTATGAAAAGACGGGTCCTCAGCTGGATGGAGGAAT GGCCTGTGGGGGTGTTGTCGGCGTGGTGGATGTCCCATATTTAGTTCTTGAGCCTACTCACAACAAGCAAGACTTTGCTGACGCTAAAGAGTATCGACATTTGCTGAAGTCTATGGGGGAACATCTGGCTCAGTACTGGAAGGACACCAGCATTG CTCAAAAAGGCATAGTGAAGTTCTGGGATGAGTTTGGATACCTGTCTGCCAGCTGGTCCGCACCTCCGTCATCGGAAGCAAGATATAAGAGACGCCGTGCCATGGAGATCCCCATTACCATTCAGTGCG ATAAATGCTTAAAATGGAGAACGCTGCCTTTCCAGATGGATGCTGTCGACAAACGCTACCCAGACAGCTGGGTGTGTCTTATGAACCCAGATAGCACCCAGGACAG ATGTGACGCTGCTGAAAAGAAACCCAATTTGCCATGCGGAGtcctgaaaaaagaaaagcagacaGCCGAAGACAAACAGAAAGAGCTAGCAGAAAAAATCAAACAGCAGCAGGATAAACTGGAGGCCTTGCAG AAAACCACTACTATAAAATCTGTGGCAGATATAAAGAAGCTGCCAATGGATGTGAGCATGAAACCTTCAGCAGAGAGCTCAGCCAAG GCAAGTCGATCTTCCGAGAGGTCTGTAACGCGCCCCCGATCACCCCCGCTGCCAGCTCACCTCAAGATGCCACAGAGTACTCCCCCACCCCGCTTCCCCTCTCAGCGGCCCACTCGGACACCtgcccctcctcctgctccaccTAAGGTTGAACCATCCAGGTCCAAAGCTACAGCAAAGTCACCCGCAGCAAAGCCCACAGTCAAAACTTATTCCAAAACACCCCAACCAAGCCGCACTTCAAGG TCACTCACAAAAGCATCAGCCAAACCTGCTGCTGGACAACGGAAGAGAATAATTGTGGAGGAGGacagtgaggaagaggaggaggaggaagaagatgaggaggaggaagaagaggaaactGGGGAgagtgaagatgaagaagaacccCAGACAAAGAAGTCAAAGATGGCTGCTGCAGCTGGCAACCGTGGCAAAGTGGTGGAAAAGGCCCCAGTTGCCAAACGTGGCAAGTTAGATGAG GCACCAGAGAAGGCACCTGAGAAGGCGTCAGAGAAAGCGCCAGACAAAGCGCCAGAGAAAGCACCACAGCAGGACCTAGATATTAAGAATGCTCAGAAAG aTAAGGGACTGCTCGTTGAAGTCCGTGTCAATAAGGAGTGGTTCACGGGAAAAGTCATCGCTGTAGAGACCAATAAGCAGAGCGTTCGCTGGAAAGTCAAGTTTGACTATGTCCCTCGAGACACCCCTAAGGACAGATG GGTGTTTAAGGGCAGCGATGATGTCCGCCTGATGCGGCCGCCGTCACCCATCTCCCAGACACCGGACACTCAGCAGGAGACTGAGCGACTGTCTGCAGCCATGGAGCCAGACACCACACAACCTGGCACCAGTCGAGAGGTGACCGAGAGCCTGGTCACCATGTTGAG GACAATGCTGCGTTACTTCTTCCCTCCTGCTTTTCAGATTCCTAAGGATGATGTAAACAGCATGACGGCAGAGGAGTTGGTGGCCTTTCCCCTG AAAGAGTATTTCCACCAGTACGAATCAGGTCTCCAGTCGCTGTGCAACTCGTACCAAAGCAGAGCGGACGCCAAGGCCAAAGCTGTGGAGGAGAAAAGCAACAGCACAGAGATGAAACTGAAGGAAGCAGATGAGAAACTACAAAAACTACGAACCAATATTGTTTCACTTCTGCAAAAAGTTCAAGAG GACATCGACATAAACACAGATGATGAACTTGATGCGTACATTGAGGACCTTCTCACCAAAGGAGATTAA
- the morc2 gene encoding ATPase MORC2 isoform X1, with protein sequence MAYSSYSNLSRAQLTFEYLHTNSTTHEFLFGALAELVDNSRDANATRIDIYTEKRPDLRGGYMLCFLDDGIGMEPNEATHVIQFGKSSKRSPESTQIGQYGNGLKSGSMRIGKDFILFTKKGNSLTCLFLSRTFHEEEGLDEVIVPLPSWDLVTKEPLTSDPEKYAIETELIYKYSPFKTQQELMEQFSKIESVSGTLVIVYNLKLMDNREPELDVESDHQDILMAGILAEGVKPERRSFRAYAAVLYIDPRMRIFIQGHKVRTKRLSCCLYKPRVYKYSSTRFKTRAEQEVKKADHLAKIAEEKAREAESKRLAMEARLGDDVSKDSRTILRKVQDSAMMLRRDADMKKRILESKQKALKEPKELNFIFGVNIEQRDLDGMFVYNCSRLIKMYEKTGPQLDGGMACGGVVGVVDVPYLVLEPTHNKQDFADAKEYRHLLKSMGEHLAQYWKDTSIAQKGIVKFWDEFGYLSASWSAPPSSEARYKRRRAMEIPITIQCDKCLKWRTLPFQMDAVDKRYPDSWVCLMNPDSTQDRCDAAEKKPNLPCGVLKKEKQTAEDKQKELAEKIKQQQDKLEALQKTTTIKSVADIKKLPMDVSMKPSAESSAKASRSSERSVTRPRSPPLPAHLKMPQSTPPPRFPSQRPTRTPAPPPAPPKVEPSRSKATAKSPAAKPTVKTYSKTPQPSRTSRSLTKASAKPAAGQRKRIIVEEDSEEEEEEEEDEEEEEEETGESEDEEEPQTKKSKMAAAAGNRGKVVEKAPVAKRGKLDEVNKHLQLGKKGVATPSRQASVAKPKAPEKAPEKASEKAPDKAPEKAPQQDLDIKNAQKDKGLLVEVRVNKEWFTGKVIAVETNKQSVRWKVKFDYVPRDTPKDRWVFKGSDDVRLMRPPSPISQTPDTQQETERLSAAMEPDTTQPGTSREVTESLVTMLRTMLRYFFPPAFQIPKDDVNSMTAEELVAFPLKEYFHQYESGLQSLCNSYQSRADAKAKAVEEKSNSTEMKLKEADEKLQKLRTNIVSLLQKVQEDIDINTDDELDAYIEDLLTKGD encoded by the exons ATGGCCTACTCGAGCTACAGCAACCTGAGCCGGGCGCAGCTTACCTTTGAATACCTGCATACAAACTC GACAACACACGAGTTCTTATTCGGAGCCTTGGCTGAGCTTGTGGACAATTCAAG AGACGCCAATGCCACCCGAATTGACATTTACACAG AAAAAAGGCCAGATCTGCGGGGCGGCTACATGCTGTGTTTTCTTGATGATGGCATTGGAATGGAGCCAA ACGAGGCAACCCATGTGATCCAGTTTGGAAAGTCAAGCAAACGATCTCCTGAGTCCACACAGATTGGCCAATATGGAAATGGACTGAAATC GGGATCCATGCGAATTGGGAAAGACTTCATCCTGTTTACAAAAAAGGGCAACAGTTTAAcctgtctttttttgtcaaggACTTTCCATGAAGAGGAAGGTCTTGATGAG GTCATAGTGCCTCTCCCGTCATGGGATTTGGTAACTAAAGAGCCGCTGACATCCGACCCAGAGAAATACGCCATTGAGACCGAGCTGATATACAAATACTCACCTTTTAAAACCCAACAAGAGTTGATGGAGCAGTTCAGCAAAATTGAAAGTGTCAGTG GTACACTGGTGATTGTCTATAATCTGAAGCTGATGGACAACAGAGAACCAGAGCTGGATGTCGAGTCTGATCACCAGGACATACTGATGGCTGGAATTCTTGCTGAAGGAGT GAAACCAGAGAGGAGGTCATTCAGAGCATACGCTGCTGTATTGTACATCGACCCTCGCATGAGGATTTTTATCCAGGGGCATAAAGTGAGGACCAAGAGGTTGTCCTGCTGTCTTTATAAACCACG GGTTTATAAGTACTCATCGACTCGTTTCAAAACGCGTGCTGAGCAGGAAGTCAAGAAAGCCGATCACCTTGCTAAGATTG CGGAGGAGAAAGCCAGAGAGGCAGAAAGCAAGCGTTTAGCCATGGAGGCAAGACTTGGAGATGATGTGTCAAAAGATTCTCGA ACAATCCTGAGAAAGGTCCAGGATTCAGCCATGATGCTTAGACGGGATGCCGACATGAAGAAACGAATTCTAGAGTCCAAACAGAA AGCATTAAAGGAGCCCAAGGAGCTGAACTTTATATTCGGCGTGAACATTGAACAGAGAGACCTGGATGGGATGTTTGTATACAACTGCTCGCGTCTTATCAAGATGTATGAAAAGACGGGTCCTCAGCTGGATGGAGGAAT GGCCTGTGGGGGTGTTGTCGGCGTGGTGGATGTCCCATATTTAGTTCTTGAGCCTACTCACAACAAGCAAGACTTTGCTGACGCTAAAGAGTATCGACATTTGCTGAAGTCTATGGGGGAACATCTGGCTCAGTACTGGAAGGACACCAGCATTG CTCAAAAAGGCATAGTGAAGTTCTGGGATGAGTTTGGATACCTGTCTGCCAGCTGGTCCGCACCTCCGTCATCGGAAGCAAGATATAAGAGACGCCGTGCCATGGAGATCCCCATTACCATTCAGTGCG ATAAATGCTTAAAATGGAGAACGCTGCCTTTCCAGATGGATGCTGTCGACAAACGCTACCCAGACAGCTGGGTGTGTCTTATGAACCCAGATAGCACCCAGGACAG ATGTGACGCTGCTGAAAAGAAACCCAATTTGCCATGCGGAGtcctgaaaaaagaaaagcagacaGCCGAAGACAAACAGAAAGAGCTAGCAGAAAAAATCAAACAGCAGCAGGATAAACTGGAGGCCTTGCAG AAAACCACTACTATAAAATCTGTGGCAGATATAAAGAAGCTGCCAATGGATGTGAGCATGAAACCTTCAGCAGAGAGCTCAGCCAAG GCAAGTCGATCTTCCGAGAGGTCTGTAACGCGCCCCCGATCACCCCCGCTGCCAGCTCACCTCAAGATGCCACAGAGTACTCCCCCACCCCGCTTCCCCTCTCAGCGGCCCACTCGGACACCtgcccctcctcctgctccaccTAAGGTTGAACCATCCAGGTCCAAAGCTACAGCAAAGTCACCCGCAGCAAAGCCCACAGTCAAAACTTATTCCAAAACACCCCAACCAAGCCGCACTTCAAGG TCACTCACAAAAGCATCAGCCAAACCTGCTGCTGGACAACGGAAGAGAATAATTGTGGAGGAGGacagtgaggaagaggaggaggaggaagaagatgaggaggaggaagaagaggaaactGGGGAgagtgaagatgaagaagaacccCAGACAAAGAAGTCAAAGATGGCTGCTGCAGCTGGCAACCGTGGCAAAGTGGTGGAAAAGGCCCCAGTTGCCAAACGTGGCAAGTTAGATGAG GTTAACAAACACTTACAGCTTGGAAAGAAAGGAGTAGCTACTCCTTCACGCCAGGCCTCTGTTGCTAAGCCCAAG GCACCAGAGAAGGCACCTGAGAAGGCGTCAGAGAAAGCGCCAGACAAAGCGCCAGAGAAAGCACCACAGCAGGACCTAGATATTAAGAATGCTCAGAAAG aTAAGGGACTGCTCGTTGAAGTCCGTGTCAATAAGGAGTGGTTCACGGGAAAAGTCATCGCTGTAGAGACCAATAAGCAGAGCGTTCGCTGGAAAGTCAAGTTTGACTATGTCCCTCGAGACACCCCTAAGGACAGATG GGTGTTTAAGGGCAGCGATGATGTCCGCCTGATGCGGCCGCCGTCACCCATCTCCCAGACACCGGACACTCAGCAGGAGACTGAGCGACTGTCTGCAGCCATGGAGCCAGACACCACACAACCTGGCACCAGTCGAGAGGTGACCGAGAGCCTGGTCACCATGTTGAG GACAATGCTGCGTTACTTCTTCCCTCCTGCTTTTCAGATTCCTAAGGATGATGTAAACAGCATGACGGCAGAGGAGTTGGTGGCCTTTCCCCTG AAAGAGTATTTCCACCAGTACGAATCAGGTCTCCAGTCGCTGTGCAACTCGTACCAAAGCAGAGCGGACGCCAAGGCCAAAGCTGTGGAGGAGAAAAGCAACAGCACAGAGATGAAACTGAAGGAAGCAGATGAGAAACTACAAAAACTACGAACCAATATTGTTTCACTTCTGCAAAAAGTTCAAGAG GACATCGACATAAACACAGATGATGAACTTGATGCGTACATTGAGGACCTTCTCACCAAAGGAGATTAA
- the morc2 gene encoding ATPase MORC2 isoform X3 codes for MDNREPELDVESDHQDILMAGILAEGVKPERRSFRAYAAVLYIDPRMRIFIQGHKVRTKRLSCCLYKPRVYKYSSTRFKTRAEQEVKKADHLAKIAEEKAREAESKRLAMEARLGDDVSKDSRTILRKVQDSAMMLRRDADMKKRILESKQKALKEPKELNFIFGVNIEQRDLDGMFVYNCSRLIKMYEKTGPQLDGGMACGGVVGVVDVPYLVLEPTHNKQDFADAKEYRHLLKSMGEHLAQYWKDTSIAQKGIVKFWDEFGYLSASWSAPPSSEARYKRRRAMEIPITIQCDKCLKWRTLPFQMDAVDKRYPDSWVCLMNPDSTQDRCDAAEKKPNLPCGVLKKEKQTAEDKQKELAEKIKQQQDKLEALQKTTTIKSVADIKKLPMDVSMKPSAESSAKASRSSERSVTRPRSPPLPAHLKMPQSTPPPRFPSQRPTRTPAPPPAPPKVEPSRSKATAKSPAAKPTVKTYSKTPQPSRTSRSLTKASAKPAAGQRKRIIVEEDSEEEEEEEEDEEEEEEETGESEDEEEPQTKKSKMAAAAGNRGKVVEKAPVAKRGKLDEVNKHLQLGKKGVATPSRQASVAKPKAPEKAPEKASEKAPDKAPEKAPQQDLDIKNAQKDKGLLVEVRVNKEWFTGKVIAVETNKQSVRWKVKFDYVPRDTPKDRWVFKGSDDVRLMRPPSPISQTPDTQQETERLSAAMEPDTTQPGTSREVTESLVTMLRTMLRYFFPPAFQIPKDDVNSMTAEELVAFPLKEYFHQYESGLQSLCNSYQSRADAKAKAVEEKSNSTEMKLKEADEKLQKLRTNIVSLLQKVQEDIDINTDDELDAYIEDLLTKGD; via the exons ATGGACAACAGAGAACCAGAGCTGGATGTCGAGTCTGATCACCAGGACATACTGATGGCTGGAATTCTTGCTGAAGGAGT GAAACCAGAGAGGAGGTCATTCAGAGCATACGCTGCTGTATTGTACATCGACCCTCGCATGAGGATTTTTATCCAGGGGCATAAAGTGAGGACCAAGAGGTTGTCCTGCTGTCTTTATAAACCACG GGTTTATAAGTACTCATCGACTCGTTTCAAAACGCGTGCTGAGCAGGAAGTCAAGAAAGCCGATCACCTTGCTAAGATTG CGGAGGAGAAAGCCAGAGAGGCAGAAAGCAAGCGTTTAGCCATGGAGGCAAGACTTGGAGATGATGTGTCAAAAGATTCTCGA ACAATCCTGAGAAAGGTCCAGGATTCAGCCATGATGCTTAGACGGGATGCCGACATGAAGAAACGAATTCTAGAGTCCAAACAGAA AGCATTAAAGGAGCCCAAGGAGCTGAACTTTATATTCGGCGTGAACATTGAACAGAGAGACCTGGATGGGATGTTTGTATACAACTGCTCGCGTCTTATCAAGATGTATGAAAAGACGGGTCCTCAGCTGGATGGAGGAAT GGCCTGTGGGGGTGTTGTCGGCGTGGTGGATGTCCCATATTTAGTTCTTGAGCCTACTCACAACAAGCAAGACTTTGCTGACGCTAAAGAGTATCGACATTTGCTGAAGTCTATGGGGGAACATCTGGCTCAGTACTGGAAGGACACCAGCATTG CTCAAAAAGGCATAGTGAAGTTCTGGGATGAGTTTGGATACCTGTCTGCCAGCTGGTCCGCACCTCCGTCATCGGAAGCAAGATATAAGAGACGCCGTGCCATGGAGATCCCCATTACCATTCAGTGCG ATAAATGCTTAAAATGGAGAACGCTGCCTTTCCAGATGGATGCTGTCGACAAACGCTACCCAGACAGCTGGGTGTGTCTTATGAACCCAGATAGCACCCAGGACAG ATGTGACGCTGCTGAAAAGAAACCCAATTTGCCATGCGGAGtcctgaaaaaagaaaagcagacaGCCGAAGACAAACAGAAAGAGCTAGCAGAAAAAATCAAACAGCAGCAGGATAAACTGGAGGCCTTGCAG AAAACCACTACTATAAAATCTGTGGCAGATATAAAGAAGCTGCCAATGGATGTGAGCATGAAACCTTCAGCAGAGAGCTCAGCCAAG GCAAGTCGATCTTCCGAGAGGTCTGTAACGCGCCCCCGATCACCCCCGCTGCCAGCTCACCTCAAGATGCCACAGAGTACTCCCCCACCCCGCTTCCCCTCTCAGCGGCCCACTCGGACACCtgcccctcctcctgctccaccTAAGGTTGAACCATCCAGGTCCAAAGCTACAGCAAAGTCACCCGCAGCAAAGCCCACAGTCAAAACTTATTCCAAAACACCCCAACCAAGCCGCACTTCAAGG TCACTCACAAAAGCATCAGCCAAACCTGCTGCTGGACAACGGAAGAGAATAATTGTGGAGGAGGacagtgaggaagaggaggaggaggaagaagatgaggaggaggaagaagaggaaactGGGGAgagtgaagatgaagaagaacccCAGACAAAGAAGTCAAAGATGGCTGCTGCAGCTGGCAACCGTGGCAAAGTGGTGGAAAAGGCCCCAGTTGCCAAACGTGGCAAGTTAGATGAG GTTAACAAACACTTACAGCTTGGAAAGAAAGGAGTAGCTACTCCTTCACGCCAGGCCTCTGTTGCTAAGCCCAAG GCACCAGAGAAGGCACCTGAGAAGGCGTCAGAGAAAGCGCCAGACAAAGCGCCAGAGAAAGCACCACAGCAGGACCTAGATATTAAGAATGCTCAGAAAG aTAAGGGACTGCTCGTTGAAGTCCGTGTCAATAAGGAGTGGTTCACGGGAAAAGTCATCGCTGTAGAGACCAATAAGCAGAGCGTTCGCTGGAAAGTCAAGTTTGACTATGTCCCTCGAGACACCCCTAAGGACAGATG GGTGTTTAAGGGCAGCGATGATGTCCGCCTGATGCGGCCGCCGTCACCCATCTCCCAGACACCGGACACTCAGCAGGAGACTGAGCGACTGTCTGCAGCCATGGAGCCAGACACCACACAACCTGGCACCAGTCGAGAGGTGACCGAGAGCCTGGTCACCATGTTGAG GACAATGCTGCGTTACTTCTTCCCTCCTGCTTTTCAGATTCCTAAGGATGATGTAAACAGCATGACGGCAGAGGAGTTGGTGGCCTTTCCCCTG AAAGAGTATTTCCACCAGTACGAATCAGGTCTCCAGTCGCTGTGCAACTCGTACCAAAGCAGAGCGGACGCCAAGGCCAAAGCTGTGGAGGAGAAAAGCAACAGCACAGAGATGAAACTGAAGGAAGCAGATGAGAAACTACAAAAACTACGAACCAATATTGTTTCACTTCTGCAAAAAGTTCAAGAG GACATCGACATAAACACAGATGATGAACTTGATGCGTACATTGAGGACCTTCTCACCAAAGGAGATTAA